Proteins co-encoded in one Oncorhynchus masou masou isolate Uvic2021 chromosome 22, UVic_Omas_1.1, whole genome shotgun sequence genomic window:
- the LOC135508997 gene encoding troponin I, cardiac muscle-like, which translates to MAESFEKKSMFVSKYSATRRLLLKTKLLKKAGIMLVAEFADKKRERESALNERAPPLKLSGLSVQELQDLCKDLHKKIDIVDEARYDMEIKVGKNDLEIKSLTQKVDEIKGSKKPTLKRVKKSAADALSGAVADTGKMKADFTSGLKKVKKEEEKKEEVTDWRKNVDAMSGMEGRKKLFDAGK; encoded by the exons TCAAAGTATTCGGCAACACGCCGGCTGCTCCTAAAG ACCAAACTGCTGAAAAAGGCAGGGATAATGCTGGTGGCTGAGTTTGCGGACAAGAAACGTGAAAGAGAGAGTGCTCTGAATGAGAGAGCCCCACCCCTCAAACTGTCTGGCCTGTCTGTGCAGGAGCTACAG GACCTTTGTAAAGACCTACACAAAAAGATTGATATCGTAGATGAGGCACGATATGACATGGAAATCAAAGTGGGGAAAAATGATTTAGAG ATTAAGTCGCTGACCCAGAAGGTCGATGAGATTAAGGGGTCGAAGAAGCCTACTCTGAAGAGGGTGAAAAAGTCTGCCGCCGACGCCTTGTCTGGAGCCGTGGCCGACACTGGCAAAATGAAGGCTGACTTCACATCCGGCCTCAAGAAAGTCaagaaggaagaggagaag AAAGAAGAGGTGACTGACTGGCGTAAGAATGTGGATGCCATGTCTGGCATGGAGGGCAGAAAGAAGCTGTTTGATGCTGGAAAATAA